One Candidatus Kapaibacterium sp. genomic window carries:
- the uvrA gene encoding excinuclease ABC subunit UvrA, producing MKAKPNPKLRFLNVTGAKLHNLKNIDVSIPRNRMTVITGVSGSGKSSLAFDTIYAEGQRRFVESLSSYARQFLERMQKPDCDTITGLPPAIAIEQNTHSRNPRSTVGTSTEIYDYFRLLFGRIGKTICYSCGNQIYKDTPQSVAKLLYKMPEGTKLYITFPPEDASKGTENYFENLKQLGFFRFVKSDNLEIVEIDNREVFESYDSAALTVLVDRTIVRHDEEFVSRVTDSLESAFTLGNGKIHVYDISTNNSYKYTNLYECPDCDILYEEPDPRLFSFNNPHGACHKCQGFGRTIGIDEDLVFPDRSKSILNNAIHPFKGETLSKYLRDLMQIAPKYGIDLEKPIADLSDEDMEIIWNGQDTYIGINGFFNLLEEKSYKMHYRVILSRYRGYTKCKACNGSRLRTSARQVYVNGKNIPELIVMSLKDLKSYFLTVRLNEYDYKIAERLLDEINHRLNLLNDIGLEYINLARLSHTLSGGESQRISLATALGSALVGTLYVLDEPSIGLHPRDTMKLIKILLKIRNLGNTVIVVEHDPDVIKYADYIIDMGPGAGEHGGEVVFSGNYTELLESDTSLTGRYFSNKIQFDIPKKRRKGTGKFITVTKAKENNLKIDAVSFPVECITAVTGVSGSGKSTLVKDIIYSGIKKHRGGFQDHVGKFESILGFENFDHVEMVDQTPIGKSSRSTPATFVKVFDLIRDLYASTQASKQLGWKAGHFSFNVAGGRCETCEGEGYVTIDMQFMSDVSLVCESCRGTRFKKEVLEIRHEGKNIVDILDMTVETAINFFKDKPRILKKLKILEEVGLGYLKLGQPSTMLSGGEAQRIKLASHLDTSVNSKTLFILDEPTTGLHVDDIATLNTCFHKLADAGNTLIIIEHNLHVIASADYVIDLGPEAGDDGGLVIAQGSPEEICNVEQSHTARALKDFFKSLKVRQ from the coding sequence ATGAAAGCCAAACCAAATCCAAAATTGAGATTCTTGAATGTGACAGGTGCAAAACTGCACAATCTGAAGAACATTGATGTCAGCATCCCGAGAAACAGAATGACTGTCATCACGGGTGTGAGCGGCTCGGGCAAATCATCTCTTGCTTTCGATACAATTTATGCCGAAGGACAGAGACGTTTCGTCGAGTCCTTGTCCAGCTATGCCCGCCAATTTTTGGAGAGAATGCAAAAGCCGGATTGCGATACGATTACGGGATTGCCGCCTGCTATCGCTATCGAGCAAAATACTCATTCCAGAAACCCACGCTCTACGGTTGGCACTTCCACCGAGATTTATGATTATTTCCGTTTGCTTTTCGGCAGAATCGGCAAGACAATATGCTATAGTTGCGGCAATCAAATTTACAAGGACACTCCGCAATCAGTTGCAAAATTATTATACAAAATGCCCGAAGGCACTAAGCTGTACATCACGTTCCCACCGGAAGACGCATCAAAAGGTACTGAAAATTATTTTGAAAATCTCAAACAGTTGGGTTTTTTCAGATTTGTGAAGTCTGACAATTTGGAAATCGTTGAAATAGACAATCGTGAAGTATTTGAATCTTACGATAGCGCTGCTCTCACAGTATTGGTGGATAGGACTATAGTTCGCCATGATGAAGAGTTCGTCAGTCGCGTAACTGATTCGCTCGAATCTGCATTTACTTTAGGCAACGGTAAGATTCACGTTTATGACATCAGCACAAATAACAGCTACAAATACACAAATCTCTACGAATGTCCCGATTGCGACATTTTGTACGAAGAGCCCGACCCACGACTCTTTTCATTTAATAATCCGCACGGTGCATGCCACAAATGCCAAGGATTCGGGCGGACAATCGGAATTGATGAAGATTTGGTATTCCCCGACCGCTCAAAATCAATTTTAAATAACGCAATTCACCCGTTCAAAGGAGAAACTTTGTCCAAGTATTTGCGAGATTTGATGCAGATTGCTCCTAAATATGGAATTGACTTAGAAAAACCGATTGCCGATTTGAGCGACGAAGATATGGAAATAATTTGGAACGGGCAAGACACTTACATTGGCATTAACGGCTTTTTCAATTTGCTCGAAGAAAAAAGCTACAAGATGCACTATCGTGTGATATTGAGCCGTTACCGCGGATATACCAAATGCAAAGCCTGCAATGGGTCTCGACTCAGAACATCTGCACGGCAGGTTTATGTCAACGGCAAAAACATTCCCGAACTGATAGTAATGTCATTGAAAGATTTGAAAAGCTACTTCTTGACAGTGAGACTGAATGAATATGATTACAAAATTGCTGAAAGATTACTCGATGAAATCAATCATAGGCTTAATTTGCTCAATGACATCGGTTTGGAATATATCAATCTTGCTCGGTTATCGCACACTTTGTCCGGTGGCGAATCGCAACGAATCAGTCTTGCTACTGCATTGGGTTCGGCATTAGTCGGAACTTTATATGTGCTTGATGAGCCGAGCATCGGCTTGCACCCGCGAGATACCATGAAATTGATTAAGATTTTGCTCAAAATTCGCAATCTCGGGAACACGGTCATAGTTGTAGAGCACGACCCTGACGTTATAAAATATGCCGATTACATTATTGATATGGGTCCCGGAGCCGGCGAACATGGCGGAGAAGTCGTTTTCAGTGGGAATTACACCGAATTGTTAGAATCAGATACCTCGCTAACAGGGAGATATTTCTCGAATAAAATTCAATTTGATATTCCGAAAAAGAGAAGAAAAGGAACAGGGAAATTTATAACCGTTACGAAAGCTAAGGAAAATAATCTGAAAATTGATGCCGTGTCATTTCCTGTGGAATGCATTACTGCCGTTACGGGCGTATCAGGCTCCGGCAAAAGTACCTTAGTCAAAGATATTATTTATTCGGGAATTAAAAAGCACCGAGGCGGTTTTCAAGACCATGTCGGCAAATTTGAATCAATTTTGGGATTCGAAAATTTTGACCATGTAGAAATGGTTGACCAAACACCAATCGGCAAATCTTCGCGCTCCACTCCTGCAACATTTGTAAAAGTTTTCGATTTGATTCGCGATTTGTATGCTTCCACTCAAGCATCAAAGCAATTAGGTTGGAAAGCAGGACATTTTTCGTTCAATGTGGCAGGTGGACGATGCGAAACGTGCGAGGGCGAAGGCTATGTAACGATTGACATGCAATTCATGTCCGATGTTTCTTTAGTTTGCGAATCTTGCCGAGGAACTCGATTCAAAAAGGAAGTGCTCGAAATCCGCCACGAAGGCAAAAATATCGTTGATATACTCGATATGACAGTCGAAACCGCTATCAACTTTTTCAAGGATAAGCCGAGAATACTGAAAAAATTGAAAATTTTGGAGGAAGTCGGGCTTGGATATTTGAAATTGGGACAACCATCCACAATGCTTTCAGGTGGCGAAGCACAACGTATCAAACTCGCAAGTCATTTAGATACAAGCGTGAACAGCAAAACGCTGTTTATACTCGACGAACCAACTACGGGATTGCACGTTGATGACATAGCCACGCTTAACACTTGCTTTCACAAGCTCGCAGATGCCGGAAATACGCTAATAATAATAGAACATAATCTGCATGTGATTGCATCTGCAGATTATGTCATAGATTTGGGTCCCGAAGCGGGAGATGACGGAGGTTTGGTAATTGCACAAGGTAGCCCCGAAGAAATTTGCAATGTGGAGCAATCACACACTGCAAGGGCACTAAAAGATTTCTTCAAATCTCTTAAGGTGCGTCAATAA
- a CDS encoding ATP-binding protein yields the protein MDKSILNYMDSDSNSDYKLDVISGLLKQIQNLSESDKISLNKAIADLKTQLENSSKHEANLRHTQDALSQSELSLHSIIEKTPVGICITDKDGNFEYANPSYQKIYKYTSDELIGQHFTIVVHPDNRDYLSDLHDKFILGSDGSEARGEWTVINKYGDEINIIADAAKIIGSDNSPKKVTFVIDITERMRAEKLQTGINKVLESVVEGRELEDILQMLADTIESQDKNIESGIVITDIDSKSISLVVSKAVYNIRSVLIELETKKFDLDTEQILQPNPIYTSFDSEIFINPLMERLSIRYKSILAIPIIISNTRYCGSIYLLNKLDRKPDANIRRMIESVSHVAGIAINLKETNSKLINAKVESEFANRTKSEFLANISHEIRTPMNSILGFAELLKDISPQHPKYQDYLEGILVGGNNLLQLINDILDMSKIEAGRLEVHPEIVDVRKIFREIEYIFSLIIREKGLDFIVSVSDNVPQYLYIDEIRLRQVLFNLVGNAVKFTETGSIKINIDCKLEDVSHCDMRICVEDTGIGIPESQRQIIFEPFRQREGQNARKYGGTGLGLTITKRLLEMMDGKIELESEEGVGSKFSVIIHNLFIGIEMDPLENAENEILDDNQIITSGEISQIIENSHIILPKEYEATLKSEIYQLWMSAHNTFIFDKINAFADKLNQIAHITGNPILINYSVLLLEDVRKLNIDNIIKILPLYFTIIQKAKYE from the coding sequence TTGGATAAAAGTATTCTAAATTATATGGATAGTGACTCAAATTCGGATTATAAGCTTGATGTCATTAGTGGATTGCTCAAGCAAATTCAAAATTTGAGCGAATCTGATAAAATCAGCTTAAATAAAGCAATTGCTGATTTGAAAACTCAATTAGAAAACTCTTCCAAACACGAAGCAAATCTCCGACATACACAAGATGCACTCAGCCAAAGTGAATTAAGTCTGCATAGTATAATCGAAAAAACTCCTGTGGGAATATGTATCACAGACAAAGACGGCAACTTCGAGTATGCAAACCCATCATACCAGAAAATTTACAAATACACAAGCGACGAACTAATCGGACAGCATTTCACGATTGTCGTTCATCCTGATAATCGCGATTATCTTAGTGATTTGCATGATAAATTCATTTTGGGAAGCGATGGTTCGGAAGCTCGGGGCGAATGGACTGTGATTAACAAATACGGCGATGAAATCAATATTATTGCCGATGCTGCCAAAATTATCGGCTCCGATAATAGCCCCAAGAAAGTCACATTTGTTATTGATATAACGGAACGAATGCGTGCTGAAAAACTCCAAACGGGTATCAACAAAGTCCTCGAAAGTGTTGTTGAGGGCAGAGAGCTCGAAGATATACTCCAAATGCTTGCCGATACTATCGAATCGCAAGATAAAAATATTGAAAGTGGCATTGTAATCACTGATATTGATTCTAAAAGTATTTCACTTGTGGTATCAAAAGCGGTTTACAATATTCGCTCTGTTTTAATTGAACTCGAAACCAAAAAATTTGATTTGGACACAGAGCAAATATTGCAGCCGAATCCAATATACACATCATTTGATTCCGAAATATTCATCAACCCTCTGATGGAAAGGCTCAGCATCCGATACAAATCAATATTAGCTATTCCGATTATAATTTCCAATACAAGATATTGCGGAAGTATATATCTTCTCAATAAGTTAGACCGTAAACCCGATGCAAATATTAGGCGAATGATTGAATCCGTATCGCATGTCGCAGGAATTGCAATTAATTTGAAAGAAACGAATAGCAAGTTAATTAATGCAAAAGTCGAATCGGAATTTGCAAATAGAACAAAAAGCGAATTTTTGGCAAATATCAGCCACGAAATTCGCACTCCGATGAATTCTATACTCGGTTTTGCAGAATTATTGAAAGACATTAGTCCCCAACACCCGAAATATCAGGATTATCTCGAAGGAATTTTGGTTGGTGGCAATAATTTGCTTCAGCTTATAAATGATATTTTGGATATGTCGAAAATTGAAGCAGGAAGATTAGAAGTTCATCCGGAAATAGTTGATGTCCGGAAAATTTTCCGCGAAATCGAATATATTTTTTCATTGATAATAAGAGAAAAGGGCTTGGATTTCATCGTTTCTGTTTCAGATAATGTTCCGCAATATTTATATATTGATGAAATTCGCCTGCGACAAGTGCTATTCAATTTAGTAGGCAATGCAGTCAAATTTACCGAAACAGGCTCCATTAAAATTAATATTGATTGCAAACTCGAAGACGTAAGCCATTGCGATATGAGAATTTGTGTCGAAGACACAGGCATTGGAATCCCAGAATCCCAAAGACAAATCATTTTCGAACCATTCAGGCAGCGCGAAGGTCAAAACGCCAGAAAATACGGTGGGACAGGATTGGGGCTTACAATCACCAAAAGATTGCTCGAAATGATGGACGGCAAAATTGAATTAGAAAGCGAAGAAGGAGTCGGCTCGAAGTTTTCGGTGATAATTCACAATCTTTTCATTGGTATCGAGATGGACCCGCTTGAAAATGCTGAAAATGAGATACTTGATGACAATCAAATCATCACATCCGGGGAAATCAGCCAAATAATCGAAAATTCGCATATAATTTTACCCAAAGAATACGAAGCCACGCTAAAGAGCGAGATATATCAATTATGGATGTCGGCACATAATACATTCATCTTCGACAAAATTAATGCTTTTGCCGATAAACTAAATCAAATTGCACACATTACGGGAAATCCGATTTTGATTAATTACAGCGTACTGCTTTTGGAAGATGTCCGAAAACTGAATATTGACAATATTATCAAAATATTGCCATTGTATTTTACAATTATCCAAAAAGCAAAGTACGAATAA
- a CDS encoding redoxin family protein — MKTILVAVLALFMFAANLHSTVLKGEITGHDGKAISMSHVFRSWNYYQFDEIVQADENGKFEIPLTAQGPIEFTFCGLNHLPHIVRFEVLDSTKPIEINVQLQYYVYEKDVTELSIIGGFNDYDFEKAVAMTNIGDGKFTYKLENFSSDTLKYQVLGMVNRPEARSINGTQADFYTLDGGGDYYSVLVSPSRNFEITFETSKLKYIESVAKVTFVDEIYSKQYALSSKLNELEQSSRMHFSKALQTHNRDKVSEPFLALSQEYLDLIAAQDMIESKDKVTIAYMRYLSHLSYYTELPKVNLTPVLDMIKRTPAESDKVKEFGNGFDLLAIAKHQGIPPHEYEYILDVIEKNPDKAFAAELLNYLIHNIIRTDEETGLKLYNRIIAEFPNEEATKRARQEYDPNRAMQVGRKIPDFKFKSLDNPDQFITPETLKGKYVLIDLWATWCGPCIMEMENLHETYQAYKDKGFEILSISVDPMASRVVGFRNGKWKMPWLNVWSEGQFQSEAAKIFEVTGIPRFVLINPDSEIIAVDTIRGAGLKAKLAELLN; from the coding sequence ATGAAGACTATCCTTGTGGCTGTTTTAGCATTATTCATGTTCGCTGCCAATCTCCATTCAACAGTATTAAAAGGTGAAATCACCGGTCATGACGGGAAGGCGATTTCAATGTCCCATGTTTTTCGTTCTTGGAACTACTATCAATTTGATGAAATTGTGCAGGCAGACGAAAATGGAAAATTTGAAATTCCTCTTACGGCGCAAGGTCCGATTGAGTTTACTTTTTGCGGATTGAATCATTTGCCTCACATTGTAAGATTTGAAGTGCTTGATTCCACAAAGCCTATCGAAATCAATGTGCAATTGCAGTATTACGTTTACGAGAAAGATGTCACAGAACTAAGCATCATCGGCGGTTTCAATGACTATGATTTTGAAAAAGCAGTAGCAATGACAAATATTGGCGATGGTAAATTTACTTACAAATTGGAAAATTTCAGCTCCGATACGCTCAAATATCAAGTTTTGGGAATGGTGAACAGACCCGAAGCACGCAGCATCAACGGGACTCAAGCCGATTTTTATACGCTCGACGGGGGTGGAGATTATTATTCCGTGCTTGTTTCGCCAAGCAGAAATTTTGAAATTACTTTTGAAACATCGAAATTAAAATACATAGAGAGCGTAGCAAAAGTCACATTTGTTGACGAAATATATAGCAAACAATATGCTTTGTCATCAAAGCTGAATGAGCTTGAACAATCCTCTCGAATGCACTTTTCCAAAGCTTTGCAAACCCATAACAGGGATAAAGTGTCCGAGCCATTTCTTGCTTTATCACAGGAATATTTAGATTTAATCGCTGCCCAAGACATGATTGAATCCAAAGATAAAGTAACAATAGCATATATGAGATATTTGAGCCATCTCAGCTATTACACGGAACTACCAAAAGTAAATCTGACACCTGTGCTTGATATGATTAAGAGAACGCCGGCAGAATCAGACAAAGTTAAGGAATTCGGAAACGGATTCGATTTGTTGGCGATAGCAAAACATCAAGGGATACCTCCCCACGAATATGAATATATTTTGGATGTAATTGAGAAAAATCCTGATAAAGCATTTGCTGCTGAATTGCTTAACTATTTGATTCATAATATTATCCGCACCGATGAAGAAACCGGATTGAAACTATACAATCGGATAATCGCAGAGTTCCCGAATGAAGAAGCTACAAAACGCGCTCGCCAAGAATATGACCCGAATCGTGCAATGCAAGTTGGCAGGAAAATCCCCGATTTTAAATTCAAATCCTTAGACAATCCCGACCAATTCATAACACCCGAAACACTGAAAGGCAAGTATGTTTTGATAGATTTGTGGGCTACTTGGTGCGGACCCTGTATAATGGAAATGGAAAATTTGCACGAAACATACCAAGCCTATAAAGATAAGGGATTTGAAATATTGAGCATATCAGTTGACCCAATGGCGTCGCGAGTTGTCGGATTCAGAAACGGGAAATGGAAAATGCCCTGGTTGAATGTATGGTCAGAGGGTCAATTCCAAAGCGAAGCCGCCAAAATATTCGAAGTGACCGGAATCCCCCGCTTTGTGCTAATCAACCCCGACAGCGAAATCATAGCCGTTGACACAATTCGCGGCGCAGGACTAAAAGCAAAATTAGCCGAATTATTGAATTGA